In Enterobacter cloacae, the following are encoded in one genomic region:
- a CDS encoding membrane protein, producing the protein MTSRFMLIFAAVSGFIFVALGAFGAHVLSKSLGVVEMGWIQTGLEYQAFHTLAIFGLAVAMQRRISIWFYWSSVFLALGTVLFSGSLYCLALSHLRLWAFVTPVGGVSFLAGWVLMFIGAIRLKRKGVVHE; encoded by the coding sequence ATGACCAGCCGATTCATGCTGATTTTTGCCGCGGTGAGTGGCTTTATTTTTGTCGCACTGGGTGCCTTTGGCGCGCATGTGTTAAGTAAATCTTTAGGGGTGGTAGAGATGGGCTGGATCCAGACCGGCCTTGAATATCAGGCGTTCCATACGCTGGCTATCTTTGGGCTGGCGGTAGCGATGCAGCGCCGTATCAGCATCTGGTTTTACTGGAGCAGCGTATTTCTGGCGCTGGGTACCGTGCTGTTTAGCGGTAGCCTGTACTGCCTTGCGCTCTCGCATTTGCGCCTGTGGGCGTTTGTTACACCTGTTGGTGGCGTCAGCTTCCTGGCAGGTTGGGTATTAATGTTTATCGGAGCTATCCGTCTGAAACGCAAGGGCGTTGTTCATGAATAA
- the syd gene encoding protein Syd produces MDIETANALTTFTTRYCDAWQEKQGTWPQSADLYGVPSPCIISSLDDRVIWQPKPFTGEQNVNAVERAMDIVVQPAIHAFYTTQFAGDMAARFADISLTLLQTWSEDDLQRVQENLIGHLVTQKRLKLSPTLFIATLDSELDVISVCNLSGEVIKETIGTRNRDTLAPSLADFLTRLEPLL; encoded by the coding sequence GTGGATATCGAAACTGCAAATGCCCTGACTACCTTCACGACCCGCTACTGCGATGCATGGCAAGAAAAGCAGGGGACGTGGCCGCAAAGTGCTGACTTATATGGTGTACCATCACCGTGCATTATCTCTTCTCTGGACGACCGCGTTATCTGGCAACCAAAACCCTTCACGGGCGAGCAAAATGTAAATGCGGTTGAACGCGCAATGGACATTGTGGTACAACCAGCGATTCATGCGTTTTACACCACGCAATTTGCAGGGGATATGGCCGCACGCTTTGCCGACATATCGCTGACCTTGCTGCAGACCTGGAGCGAAGACGATCTGCAGCGCGTTCAGGAAAACCTGATTGGCCATCTGGTCACGCAAAAACGCCTTAAGCTTTCTCCGACTCTCTTTATTGCCACGCTGGACAGTGAACTGGATGTTATCTCCGTCTGCAACCTGTCTGGTGAAGTGATCAAAGAGACTATCGGTACCCGCAACCGCGACACTCTTGCTCCTTCACTTGCGGATTTCCTCACCCGGCTTGAGCCTCTTCTGTAA
- the xni gene encoding Flap endonuclease Xni, whose amino-acid sequence MAVHLLIVDALNLIRRIHAVQGTPCKDTCLHALELLIRHSEPTHAVAVFDDEARNTGWRHQRLPDYKAGRAPMPDDLHAEMPAIRAAFEQHGVPCWGAQGNEADDLAATLAVKVASAGHQATIVSTDKGYCQLLSPTIRIRDYFQKRWLDAPFIASEFGVSPEQLPDYWGLAGISSSKVPGVAGIGPKSAAQLLTDFQSLEGIYARLDDVPEKWRKKLEAHKEMAFICRDVATLQTDLQLDGNLQQLRLER is encoded by the coding sequence GTGGCCGTTCATTTGCTTATCGTCGATGCCCTCAACCTGATTCGCCGAATTCATGCGGTGCAAGGTACGCCGTGTAAGGATACCTGCCTGCACGCACTGGAGCTGCTTATCCGCCATAGCGAACCGACCCATGCCGTCGCGGTGTTCGACGACGAAGCACGCAATACAGGCTGGCGTCACCAGCGCCTGCCCGACTACAAAGCCGGACGCGCGCCCATGCCAGACGATCTGCATGCTGAAATGCCCGCCATCCGCGCCGCCTTTGAACAGCACGGTGTCCCCTGCTGGGGTGCTCAAGGCAATGAGGCCGACGATCTGGCAGCTACGCTTGCCGTAAAGGTGGCGAGCGCCGGGCATCAGGCCACAATTGTGTCGACCGATAAAGGCTACTGCCAGCTACTTTCACCCACTATCCGCATTCGCGACTACTTTCAAAAACGCTGGCTGGACGCACCGTTTATTGCCAGTGAGTTTGGCGTCTCGCCTGAACAACTTCCCGATTACTGGGGGCTTGCGGGGATAAGCAGCTCCAAGGTTCCGGGGGTGGCGGGTATTGGGCCGAAGAGTGCCGCACAGCTTCTGACGGATTTTCAGAGCCTGGAAGGAATTTATGCCCGGCTGGATGACGTACCAGAAAAGTGGCGCAAAAAGCTGGAGGCACATAAAGAAATGGCGTTTATCTGCCGGGATGTGGCGACACTACAGACGGATTTACAGTTAGACGGGAATTTGCAGCAACTGAGGTTAGAGCGTTAG
- a CDS encoding LOG family protein, with amino-acid sequence MITHISPLGSMDMLSQLEVDMLKRTASSDLYQLFRNCSLAVLNSGSLTDNSKELLSRFESFDINVLRRERGVKLEVINPPEEAFVDGRIIRSLQANLFAVLRDILFVNGQIHNADRFQHLDLESSVHITNLVFSILRNARALHVGEAPNTVVCWGGHSINETEYLYARRVGTQLGLRELNICTGCGPGAMEAPMKGAAVGHAQQRYKEGRFIGMTEPSIIAAEPPNPLVNELIIMPDIEKRLEAFVRIAHGIIIFPGGVGTAEELLYLLGILMNPANKDQVLPLILTGPKESADYFRVLDEFIVHTLGEAARRHYRIIIDDAAEVARQMKKAMPLVKENRRDTGDAYSFNWSIRIAPDLQIPFEPSHENMANLKLYPDQPVEVLAADLRRAFSGIVAGNVKEMGIRAIEEFGPYKIHGDREMMRRMDDMLQGFVAQHRMKLPGSAYIPCYEICT; translated from the coding sequence TTGATTACACATATTAGCCCGCTTGGCTCAATGGATATGTTGTCGCAGCTGGAAGTGGATATGCTTAAACGCACCGCCAGCAGCGATCTTTATCAACTGTTTCGTAACTGTTCACTTGCCGTACTGAACTCCGGTAGTCTGACGGACAACAGTAAAGAACTGCTGTCCCGCTTCGAAAGTTTTGACATCAACGTGCTGCGCCGCGAGCGCGGTGTGAAACTTGAGGTCATCAACCCGCCGGAAGAGGCCTTTGTCGACGGGCGCATTATTCGTTCCCTGCAGGCCAACCTGTTTGCCGTGCTGCGTGACATCCTGTTTGTTAACGGGCAGATCCACAACGCCGACCGCTTCCAGCATCTCGATCTGGAAAGCTCAGTTCATATCACCAACCTGGTGTTCTCTATTTTACGTAATGCCCGCGCTCTGCACGTCGGCGAAGCGCCGAATACGGTTGTCTGCTGGGGTGGTCACTCCATTAATGAAACCGAATACCTCTATGCCCGTCGGGTGGGGACTCAGCTTGGTCTGCGCGAACTGAACATCTGTACCGGCTGCGGCCCGGGGGCGATGGAAGCGCCAATGAAAGGTGCAGCGGTGGGACACGCGCAGCAACGCTATAAAGAGGGACGTTTTATCGGTATGACCGAACCGTCCATTATCGCAGCTGAACCACCTAACCCACTGGTTAATGAGCTGATTATCATGCCGGATATCGAAAAACGCCTTGAGGCGTTTGTCCGTATCGCCCACGGCATCATCATCTTCCCTGGTGGTGTGGGTACGGCGGAAGAGCTGCTTTATCTGCTGGGGATCCTGATGAACCCGGCCAACAAAGATCAGGTTCTGCCGCTGATCCTGACCGGGCCGAAAGAGAGTGCCGACTACTTCCGCGTACTGGACGAGTTTATCGTGCATACACTGGGTGAAGCTGCGCGTCGTCACTATCGCATTATCATTGACGATGCGGCAGAAGTAGCACGCCAGATGAAAAAAGCGATGCCACTGGTGAAAGAGAATCGTCGTGACACCGGCGATGCCTACAGCTTTAACTGGTCAATCCGCATTGCGCCGGATCTGCAGATCCCGTTCGAACCTTCGCACGAGAATATGGCCAACCTGAAGCTCTATCCGGATCAACCCGTAGAGGTTCTGGCAGCCGATCTGCGCCGCGCCTTCTCCGGTATCGTGGCAGGTAACGTGAAAGAGATGGGTATCCGCGCTATCGAGGAGTTTGGCCCATACAAAATTCACGGCGATCGAGAGATGATGCGCCGCATGGATGACATGCTGCAGGGCTTTGTGGCCCAGCACCGCATGAAGCTACCGGGTTCAGCCTATATTCCTTGCTACGAAATCTGCACCTGA
- a CDS encoding serine transporter: METTQTSTVASIESRSGWRKTDTMWMLGLYGTAIGAGVLFLPINAGVGGLVPLIIMAIIAFPMTFFAHRGLTRFVLSGKNPGEDITEVVEEHFGVGAGKLITLLYFFAIYPILLVYSVAITNTVESFMLHQLHMTPPPRAILSLILIVGMMTIVRFGEQMIVKAMSILVFPFVAALMVLACYLIPQWNGAALETLSLSSASATGNGLLLTLWLAIPVMVFSFNHSPIISSFAVAKREEYGNGAEKKCSSILARAHIMMVLTVMFFVFSCVLSLSPTDLVAAKEQNISILSYLANHFNAPLIAWMAPIIAIIAITKSFLGHYLGAREGFNGMVIKSLRGKGKSIEINKLNKITALFMLVTTWAVATLNPSILGMIETLGGPVIAMILFLMPMYAIQKVPAMRKYSGHISNVFVVIMGLIAISAIFFSLFS; encoded by the coding sequence ATGGAAACCACTCAAACCAGCACCGTTGCTTCGATTGAATCCCGAAGTGGTTGGCGCAAAACGGATACCATGTGGATGCTTGGCCTTTACGGCACAGCAATCGGCGCTGGTGTACTATTCCTTCCTATTAACGCAGGTGTCGGCGGTTTGGTTCCGCTGATCATCATGGCAATCATCGCCTTCCCGATGACCTTCTTTGCACACCGCGGTCTGACCCGCTTCGTGCTGTCCGGTAAAAACCCGGGTGAAGACATCACCGAAGTTGTTGAAGAACACTTTGGCGTAGGCGCAGGTAAACTGATTACCCTGCTCTACTTCTTTGCAATTTACCCAATCCTGTTGGTGTATAGCGTGGCAATCACCAACACCGTAGAGAGCTTCATGCTGCACCAGTTGCACATGACGCCACCTCCGCGTGCCATTCTGTCTCTGATCCTGATCGTCGGTATGATGACCATCGTACGCTTCGGTGAGCAGATGATTGTTAAAGCGATGAGCATTCTGGTGTTCCCGTTTGTGGCAGCCTTGATGGTGCTGGCGTGCTACCTGATCCCGCAGTGGAACGGTGCAGCACTGGAAACCCTGTCCCTGAGCAGCGCATCCGCAACCGGTAACGGCCTGCTGTTGACCCTGTGGCTGGCAATCCCTGTGATGGTGTTCTCCTTCAACCACTCCCCGATCATCTCCTCCTTCGCGGTTGCGAAGCGTGAAGAGTACGGCAATGGCGCAGAGAAGAAATGTTCCAGCATCCTGGCACGTGCACACATCATGATGGTGCTGACCGTGATGTTCTTCGTCTTCAGCTGCGTACTGAGCCTCTCCCCGACAGATCTGGTTGCGGCGAAAGAGCAGAACATCTCTATTCTGTCTTACCTGGCAAACCACTTTAACGCTCCGTTGATTGCGTGGATGGCACCTATCATCGCGATTATCGCTATCACCAAATCCTTCCTGGGCCACTACCTGGGCGCACGTGAAGGTTTCAACGGTATGGTGATTAAATCTCTGCGCGGTAAAGGCAAGAGCATTGAAATCAACAAACTGAACAAAATCACTGCACTGTTCATGCTGGTCACCACCTGGGCGGTAGCCACCCTGAACCCAAGCATCCTGGGTATGATTGAAACCCTGGGCGGCCCGGTTATCGCGATGATTCTGTTCCTGATGCCGATGTACGCGATTCAGAAAGTGCCTGCGATGCGTAAATACAGCGGCCATATCAGCAACGTATTCGTTGTGATTATGGGTCTGATTGCCATCTCCGCCATTTTCTTCTCGCTCTTCAGCTAA
- the queF gene encoding NADPH-dependent 7-cyano-7-deazaguanine reductase produces the protein MSYENHQALTGLTLGKSTDYRDTYDASLLQGVPRSLNRDPLGLHADALPFVGGDIWTLYELSWLNERGLPQVAVGHVELDYASLNLVESKSFKLYLNSFNQTKFRSWEDVQHTLERDLSTCAQGKVTVSLYRLHELEGQPIAHFNGACIDDQDIEVANYEFSADYLENAASGKVVEETLVSHLLKSNCLITHQPDWGSVQIQYRGPKIDREKLLRYLVSFRHHNEFHEQCVERIFNDIQRFCHPEKLSVYARYTRRGGLDINPWRTNTDFVPATGRLVRQ, from the coding sequence ATGTCTTACGAAAATCATCAGGCGTTAACGGGCTTAACGCTGGGTAAATCGACCGATTACCGCGACACCTACGATGCAAGCCTGTTGCAAGGCGTACCGCGCAGCCTGAACCGCGATCCTCTGGGTCTGCACGCCGACGCGCTGCCGTTTGTCGGCGGCGATATCTGGACGTTATACGAACTGTCCTGGCTTAACGAGCGCGGCCTGCCGCAGGTCGCTGTGGGTCACGTTGAGCTGGATTACGCCAGTCTTAACCTGGTGGAATCTAAAAGCTTTAAGCTGTACCTCAACAGCTTTAACCAGACAAAATTCCGCAGTTGGGAAGATGTCCAGCACACGCTGGAGCGGGATTTAAGCACCTGCGCGCAGGGTAAGGTGACCGTCTCACTGTATCGCCTGCATGAGCTGGAAGGGCAACCTATTGCCCACTTCAACGGTGCATGCATCGACGATCAGGACATAGAGGTGGCTAACTATGAATTCAGCGCCGATTACCTCGAAAATGCAGCGAGCGGAAAAGTGGTCGAAGAGACGCTGGTCAGCCATCTGTTGAAGTCCAACTGCCTGATCACCCATCAGCCGGACTGGGGCTCAGTGCAGATTCAGTATCGCGGCCCGAAAATTGACCGGGAAAAGCTGCTGCGCTACCTGGTGTCGTTCCGCCATCACAACGAATTCCACGAACAGTGCGTGGAGCGCATCTTTAATGACATTCAGCGTTTCTGCCACCCGGAAAAACTGAGCGTCTATGCGCGCTACACCCGCCGTGGCGGTCTGGATATCAACCCGTGGCGCACCAATACCGATTTTGTGCCTGCTACCGGACGTCTGGTGCGTCAGTAA
- a CDS encoding cysteine desulfurase, sulfur acceptor subunit CsdE, producing the protein MTSSALAGHPFGSVITEETLKQTFAPLTQWEDKYRQLILLGKQLPTLSEELKAQAKEIAGCENRVWLGFSVSGEKLHFFGDSEGRIVRGLLAVLLTAVEGKSAAELQARSPLALFDELGLRTQLSASRSQGLTALSEAVLDAARQAQA; encoded by the coding sequence ATGACTAGCTCTGCTTTAGCCGGACACCCGTTTGGCTCCGTCATCACAGAAGAGACGTTAAAACAGACCTTCGCCCCGCTCACACAGTGGGAAGATAAGTACCGTCAGCTGATCCTGCTGGGTAAACAGCTGCCCACCCTGTCTGAGGAGCTTAAAGCGCAGGCAAAAGAGATAGCAGGCTGTGAGAACCGTGTCTGGCTGGGGTTTAGCGTATCTGGCGAGAAATTGCATTTCTTCGGCGACAGCGAAGGTCGTATCGTGCGTGGCCTGCTGGCAGTGCTCTTAACTGCCGTGGAAGGTAAAAGCGCGGCAGAACTGCAGGCGCGTTCGCCGCTGGCGCTGTTCGATGAACTGGGGCTTCGCACACAGCTGAGCGCCTCGCGCAGCCAGGGGCTGACCGCGCTCAGCGAAGCGGTGCTGGATGCCGCACGTCAGGCTCAGGCCTGA
- a CDS encoding transcriptional regulator GcvA → MSKRLPPLNALRVFDAAARHLSFTRAADELFVTQAAVSHQIKSLEDFLGLKLFRRRNRSLLLTEEGQSYFQDIKEIFSQLTEATRKLQARSAKGALTVSLLPSFAIQWLVPRLSSFNSAYPGIDVRIQAVDRQEDKLADDVDVAIFYGRGNWPGLRVEKLYAEYLLPVCSPLLLTGDKALKTPADLAQHTLLHDASRRDWQTYTRQLGLNHINVQQGPIFSHSAMVLQAAIHGQGVALANNVMAQSEIEAGRLVCPFNDVLVSKNAFYLVCHDSQAELGKIAAFRQWILSRAANEQEKFRFRYDQ, encoded by the coding sequence ATGTCGAAGCGATTGCCACCCCTTAATGCATTACGTGTTTTTGATGCAGCAGCACGCCACCTGAGCTTCACCCGCGCAGCAGATGAGCTTTTTGTGACACAGGCCGCAGTAAGTCACCAAATCAAGTCCCTGGAGGATTTTCTGGGCCTTAAGCTGTTCCGTCGCCGCAACCGTTCATTACTCCTGACTGAAGAAGGCCAGAGCTATTTTCAGGATATTAAAGAGATTTTTTCCCAGCTCACCGAAGCCACGCGTAAGCTGCAGGCGCGCAGTGCAAAAGGCGCACTCACGGTAAGCCTATTGCCAAGTTTTGCCATTCAATGGCTGGTGCCAAGACTTTCAAGCTTTAACTCAGCTTATCCGGGAATCGACGTCCGAATTCAGGCGGTGGATCGCCAGGAAGACAAACTGGCAGATGACGTGGATGTCGCCATTTTTTATGGTCGCGGTAACTGGCCGGGCTTGCGCGTCGAGAAATTATACGCAGAATATCTGTTGCCGGTTTGTTCACCGCTGCTTCTGACGGGGGACAAGGCGCTGAAGACGCCCGCTGATTTGGCGCAGCATACGCTTTTACATGATGCTTCTCGCCGTGACTGGCAAACTTATACCCGCCAATTAGGTCTTAATCATATAAACGTGCAGCAGGGCCCCATTTTTAGCCACAGTGCGATGGTGTTACAGGCTGCCATTCACGGGCAGGGCGTTGCGTTGGCGAACAACGTAATGGCACAGTCCGAAATTGAGGCAGGCCGCCTGGTTTGCCCTTTTAATGATGTTCTGGTCAGCAAGAATGCGTTTTATCTGGTTTGTCATGACAGTCAGGCAGAACTGGGTAAAATAGCCGCCTTCCGGCAGTGGATACTGTCCAGAGCGGCGAACGAGCAAGAAAAATTCCGCTTCAGGTATGATCAATAA
- a CDS encoding L-serine ammonia-lyase, with translation MISVFDIFKIGIGPSSSHTVGPMKAGKQFTDDLIARGMLHDVTRVVVDVYGSLSLTGKGHHTDIAIIMGLAGNLPDTVDIDTIPGFIQDVNTHGRLLLANGEHEVEFPVDQCMNFHADNLSLHENGMRITALAGDKAIYSQTYYSIGGGFIVDEDHFGQTNNSSVEVPYPYKNAADLQRHCQETGLSLSGLMMKNELALHSKEELEQHFANVWEVMRSGIERGITTEGVLPGKLRVPRRAAALRRMLVSTDKTTTDPMAVVDWINMFALAVNEENAAGGRVVTAPTNGACGIVPAVLAYYDKFIREVNANSLARYMLVASAIGSLYKMNASISGAEVGCQGEVGVACSMAAAGLAELLGASPAQVCIAAEIGMEHNLGLTCDPVAGQVQVPCIERNAIASVKAVNAARMALRRTSEPRVCLDKVIETMYETGKDMNAKYRETSRGGLAMKIVTCD, from the coding sequence ATGATTAGCGTATTCGATATCTTCAAAATCGGTATTGGTCCTTCCAGCTCTCACACCGTCGGACCAATGAAAGCAGGTAAACAATTCACGGATGACTTGATTGCACGCGGCATGTTGCACGACGTTACCCGCGTAGTTGTCGATGTATACGGTTCTCTCTCCCTGACCGGTAAAGGTCACCATACGGATATCGCCATTATCATGGGCCTGGCAGGAAACCTGCCGGATACCGTTGATATTGATACGATTCCGGGATTCATCCAGGACGTCAATACGCATGGTCGTTTGCTGCTGGCAAACGGTGAGCATGAAGTTGAGTTCCCGGTTGATCAGTGCATGAATTTCCATGCCGACAACCTGTCGCTGCACGAAAACGGCATGCGCATTACCGCGCTGGCAGGCGACAAGGCGATTTACAGCCAGACTTACTACTCCATCGGCGGCGGTTTTATCGTCGACGAAGACCACTTTGGTCAGACGAACAATTCCTCCGTTGAGGTACCGTATCCGTATAAAAACGCGGCGGATTTACAGCGTCACTGTCAGGAGACAGGTCTGTCTCTCTCTGGCCTGATGATGAAAAACGAACTGGCATTGCACAGCAAAGAAGAGCTTGAACAGCACTTTGCCAACGTCTGGGAAGTGATGCGCAGCGGTATTGAACGCGGCATCACCACCGAGGGTGTTCTGCCGGGTAAACTTCGCGTACCACGCCGTGCGGCGGCACTGCGCCGCATGTTGGTCAGCACCGACAAAACGACGACTGACCCGATGGCCGTAGTGGACTGGATCAACATGTTCGCGCTGGCCGTTAACGAAGAGAACGCTGCGGGTGGCCGCGTGGTGACAGCACCAACCAACGGTGCCTGCGGCATTGTTCCGGCTGTGCTGGCGTACTACGACAAGTTTATTCGTGAAGTAAATGCGAACTCTCTGGCACGTTACATGCTGGTCGCCAGTGCGATTGGTTCACTGTACAAAATGAACGCATCCATTTCCGGGGCGGAAGTGGGCTGTCAGGGTGAAGTGGGCGTGGCCTGTTCAATGGCTGCGGCAGGTCTGGCAGAACTGCTGGGGGCAAGCCCGGCTCAGGTGTGCATTGCAGCGGAAATCGGCATGGAACACAACCTGGGGTTGACCTGTGACCCGGTTGCAGGACAGGTGCAGGTGCCTTGCATCGAGCGTAACGCTATCGCCTCGGTGAAGGCGGTAAACGCGGCACGTATGGCGCTGCGCCGTACCAGTGAACCGCGCGTCTGCCTCGATAAAGTTATCGAAACCATGTACGAAACCGGTAAAGATATGAACGCCAAATACCGCGAAACCTCTCGCGGTGGCCTGGCGATGAAGATCGTCACCTGCGATTAA
- the rlmM gene encoding ribosomal RNA large subunit methyltransferase M, with the protein MNKVVLYCRPGFEKECAAEITDKAAKREVFGFARVKENAGYVVFECYQPDDADKLVRELPFSSLIFARQMFVAGELLKDLPPEDRITPIVGMLQGVVEKGGDLRVEVADTNESKELMKFCRKFTVPLRAALRDAGVLTNYETPKRPVVHIFFIAPGCCYTGYSYTTNNSPFFMGIPRLRFPADAPSRSTLKLEEAFHVFIPADEWDERLANGMYAVDLGACPGGWTYQLVKRNMWVSSVDNGPMAQSLMDTGQVTWLREDGFRYRPNRNNISWMVCDMVEKPAKVAALMASWLVNGWCRETIFNLKLPMKKRYEEVSQNLAYIQAQMDEHGINVEIQARQLYHDREEVTVHIRRWWAAVGGRRDER; encoded by the coding sequence ATGAATAAGGTTGTTTTATATTGTCGCCCGGGGTTTGAGAAAGAGTGCGCCGCGGAAATTACGGATAAAGCGGCGAAGCGCGAAGTCTTCGGTTTTGCACGCGTCAAAGAAAATGCGGGCTATGTGGTGTTCGAATGCTACCAGCCTGACGACGCGGATAAGCTGGTGCGTGAACTGCCGTTCAGCTCATTGATCTTCGCCCGCCAGATGTTTGTTGCAGGTGAACTGCTCAAAGATCTTCCGCCTGAAGACCGCATCACGCCGATTGTCGGGATGCTGCAGGGCGTGGTGGAGAAAGGGGGCGATCTGCGCGTTGAAGTGGCTGACACCAACGAAAGCAAAGAACTGATGAAGTTCTGCCGTAAGTTCACCGTACCACTGCGTGCAGCGCTGCGTGATGCGGGCGTGCTGACGAATTACGAGACGCCAAAACGTCCTGTCGTGCATATCTTCTTTATTGCACCTGGCTGTTGCTACACGGGCTACTCATACACGACCAACAACTCCCCGTTCTTTATGGGCATCCCGCGTTTGCGCTTCCCGGCAGATGCACCGAGCCGTTCAACGCTGAAGCTGGAAGAGGCATTTCACGTCTTTATCCCGGCTGATGAGTGGGACGAACGCCTGGCAAACGGCATGTACGCGGTCGATCTCGGTGCGTGTCCTGGCGGCTGGACGTATCAGCTGGTGAAACGCAACATGTGGGTTTCGTCTGTCGATAACGGCCCGATGGCACAAAGCCTGATGGATACCGGACAAGTGACCTGGCTGCGTGAAGATGGGTTCCGCTATCGTCCAAACCGCAACAATATCTCCTGGATGGTGTGCGATATGGTTGAGAAACCAGCGAAAGTGGCTGCACTGATGGCCTCCTGGCTGGTGAATGGCTGGTGTCGTGAGACTATCTTCAACCTTAAGTTGCCGATGAAAAAGCGTTATGAGGAAGTCTCTCAGAACCTGGCCTACATTCAGGCACAGATGGATGAACACGGTATTAACGTGGAAATTCAGGCACGTCAGCTTTATCACGACCGCGAAGAGGTGACGGTGCATATTCGTCGCTGGTGGGCTGCTGTCGGTGGGCGTCGCGACGAACGGTAG
- a CDS encoding cysteine sulfinate desulfinase, giving the protein MNAFSPAHFRAQFPALADAGIYLDSAATALKPLAVIDATTQFYSLSAGNVHRSQFAEAQRLTARYEAARDQVARLINAESGKNIVWTRGTTEAINMVAQCYARPRLQPGDEIIVSEAEHHANLVPWLMVAEQTSARIVKLPLGSDFLPDVARLPELITSRSRILALGQMSNVTGGCPDLALAIEIAHASGMVVMVDGAQGIVHFPADVNALDIDFYAFSGHKLYGPTGIGALYGKPELLAQMTPWLGGGKMITEVTFDGFRTQDVPYRLEAGTPNVAGVIGLSAALEWLAETDVVQAESWSRGLATLAEEALKKRPGFRSFRVQDSSLLAFDFAGVHHSDMVTLLAGYGIALRAGQHCAQPLLAALGVSGTLRASFAPYNTQSDVDALVAAVDRALELLVD; this is encoded by the coding sequence ATGAACGCTTTCAGTCCCGCACACTTTCGCGCACAGTTCCCGGCGCTGGCCGATGCCGGTATATACCTTGATAGCGCAGCAACGGCGCTCAAGCCGCTGGCCGTTATCGACGCCACTACGCAGTTTTACAGCCTGAGTGCAGGTAATGTGCATCGCAGTCAGTTTGCTGAGGCCCAGCGCTTAACTGCACGCTATGAAGCCGCGCGCGACCAGGTCGCACGCCTGATTAATGCCGAAAGCGGGAAAAATATCGTCTGGACGCGAGGTACAACCGAGGCCATCAATATGGTGGCGCAGTGCTATGCGCGCCCGCGGCTGCAACCGGGGGACGAGATCATCGTCAGCGAGGCAGAACATCACGCGAACCTGGTACCGTGGCTGATGGTTGCGGAGCAAACAAGCGCACGCATTGTAAAGCTCCCGCTGGGGTCAGATTTTCTGCCCGACGTGGCGCGTTTACCTGAGCTGATTACGTCCCGCAGTCGGATATTGGCCCTGGGGCAAATGTCCAACGTTACCGGAGGCTGTCCGGATCTGGCACTGGCTATCGAAATCGCCCACGCCAGCGGTATGGTGGTCATGGTCGACGGTGCACAAGGAATTGTGCATTTTCCGGCCGATGTTAACGCGCTGGATATTGATTTCTACGCCTTCTCAGGCCACAAGCTGTACGGGCCAACCGGTATCGGGGCGTTGTATGGCAAGCCTGAACTGCTGGCGCAAATGACGCCGTGGCTCGGTGGCGGCAAGATGATTACCGAGGTAACCTTCGACGGCTTCAGAACGCAGGACGTGCCTTATCGTCTGGAAGCCGGTACGCCAAACGTGGCAGGCGTCATTGGCCTAAGCGCTGCACTGGAGTGGCTGGCTGAAACGGACGTCGTTCAGGCCGAAAGCTGGAGCCGGGGACTGGCGACGCTGGCAGAAGAAGCGCTAAAAAAACGTCCAGGTTTCCGTTCATTCCGCGTGCAGGATTCCAGCCTGCTGGCCTTTGATTTTGCGGGCGTTCATCATAGCGACATGGTAACGCTGCTGGCCGGATATGGCATTGCCCTGCGCGCCGGGCAGCACTGCGCACAGCCGCTGCTGGCGGCACTTGGCGTCAGCGGTACGCTGCGCGCCTCCTTTGCGCCATACAATACACAAAGCGATGTAGACGCGCTGGTTGCGGCCGTTGACCGCGCCCTTGAATTACTGGTGGATTAA